GACGTAGGGGTTCTCGAAGAGGCCGAGCGCCTCCTTCACACGCAGCACGCGGCGTACGGCGTCGTCGACGCGGCCGGGATCGAGACGTGCGAGTTCGTCGCCGGCGAGGGTGAGTGGAGAGCCGCCCATCTCGATGTCGAGCCCGGCCGCGTACGCCTGGCGGACGGCATCCGCGAGGTCCTCGGCCACGCCGTGCGGCACGAGGTTGGCGACACCCTCGGCATCTCCCACGATCACGCCGTCGAAGCCCCATTCCTGCTTCAGAACCTCGGTCAGCAGGCGCCGGTGAGCGTGCATCGGGATACCGGAGACCGACGTGAACGCGGCCATCACGGACGCGGCTCCCGCGCGCACCGCCGCCTCGAAGGGAGGAAGGTGCACGGTGCGCAGAGCGCGCTCGCTGAGGTCGGCGCCGTTGTAGTCGCGACCGCCTTCGCCCGCGCCGTAGCCGACGAAGTGCTTGGCGGTGGCGGCGATGGCATCCGGAGCCGAGAGATCGTCGCCCTGGTACCCGCGGACCATCGCGGCCACGAGCAGCGAGGTGAGCCACGGATCCTCGCCGAAGCCTTCCGACACCCGCCCCCAGCGCGGGTCGCGCGAGACGTCGGCCATGGGAGAGAACGTCCAGGTCACGCCGCCCGAGCGTGCCTCCGTGGCTGCGAGGTGCGCGAGGGAGCGGACGAGCTCGGGATCGAAGGACGCGGCCTGCGCGAGCGGGATCGGGGCGATCGTGCGCTGGCCGTGGATGACGTCGAGGCCGACGAGCAGGGGGATGCCGAGGCGCGTCTCCTCCACCGCGACGCGCTGCAGGGCGTTCGTGGCTTCGGCCGACGGCGGCCAGAAGGTCGAGCCGATGCCGCGGCGCACCAGGGCGGCGGCGTCGTCGGGGTGGGGGCGGAAGACGATCTGCAGTTGGCCGATCTTCTCCTCCCACGTCATCCGGGCGAGGAGCTCCTCGATGCGGGCGCTCACGACAGCGGCCGGTAGGTCACGGAACGGAAGCGGGCAGAGCCGCTCCCGGTCGCGTACAGCGCGGGGCGCAGGCTCAGCAGGTCGCCGACGGTGTTGGCGTGGTAGCCGGAGACCTCGAAGCGCAGGCCGTGGCGGGTCCAGTCGCCGCCGGGTTCGCGGTAGTGGATCTCGACGATGTGCTCGATGTTGCGGATGCGCAGCTGCAGGCGCCGGACCGCGGGCGCGGGCTCCGGCCGGTGGTGCGGGTGCCCGCCGAAGTACGTGCGCATGCGCGCGCCGTCGATGCCGACGCCCACGTACAGGCGGTCGTTGAAGAAGAGCAACAGGCCCGCCTCGGTGTCGTCCCCCAGGACGTCGACGTCGGCCTCGATCTCGTACGAGTGATCGGGTGCCATCGTGACCAGGGGAGACGTGTCGGCGGGTGAGGTGCCCTTCGCCGCGAGCACGAGACCGTCGTCGAGGGCGAGTCGGTCGGCCTCTCCGGGCCCGGGGGCGTGGAACGTCCACCGCTCGCCCGAGGGGAGCGCGGAGAAGTCGTCGGTCCAGCGCGCGGGCTCCGCCTGCGGGGCGGCTCCGGTGGGCGCGTCGAGGTCGCCGCCGACGTCGTCGGCGCCCACGGGCCACCCGTCCTCGGTCCACGTCACGGGCTCGAGCAGGATCTGCCGGCCGAGCGTGCGGTAGCCGTTCTCGTAACCGTGCGAGAGCATCCACCAGTCGTCGCCCGCGGGCCCGGGGACGATCGTCGCGTGCCCGCGCGACCACCAGGCCTGCGCGGCATCCGTCGTCCGGGTCACGGGATTGTGCGGGCTGTTCTCCCACGGCCCGTGGACCGAGCGAGACCGCGCGGCGATGACCATGTGCCCGGTGGGAGGACCGGCCGTCCCGCCGACCGCGCTGACCAGGTAGAACCAGTCATCCTTGCGCAGCAGCTTGGGGCCTTCGAGAGCGTAGGCCTCGGTGATCCAGGCGTCCGGATAGTGCCACCCGTCGTAGACGTGCTCCAGCTCGCCGATCGTCGACAGCCCGTCGTCGCTCAGCGCGATGCGGCGGATGCCGTTGGTGAAGAGATAGCGCGAGCCGTCTTCGCCCACGACGTGGCCGGGATCGATCGCACCCCGGATGCCGAGATCGATCGGCTCCGACCAAGGGCCCTCCATCGCGTCGGCGTGGATGACGAAGATCGAGGGTTCGGTGAGGGAGGACCAGGGGGCCGGGATGAAGGGGATGTAGATGAAGAAGCGCCCGTCGACCTCGGCGATGTCGACCGCGAAGGTGACGCCGACGGGGGCGGGGAGCGCGGCCGTGACGTACTCCCAGGTGACGAGGTCGCGGGAGCGGTAGAGCAGCAGGCCGGGGGCCGACTCGAACGAGGAGTACGTCATCCAGTACTCGTCGCCGACCTTGATGACGGCGGGATCGGGGCGGTCGCCGCCGAGGACGGGGTTGCGGAAGGTGGTCATCGCGGCTCCTGATCAGGGAAAACGGCGGCCGGCTGCCGCCCCGAGGGGCGACAGCCGGCCGGTTCGGGGATCAGCCCCAGGCGGTGTCCATGTCGGCGAGAACCTGGTCGACCGTCTTCTGGCCGGTCAGCAGGCCCTGGACGCCGGCGCCGAGGGCGTCGTAGACGCCCGGGTTCGGCCACGCGGCGTTCGGCAGGCCGGTGTAGGAGTTCGACTCGAGCAGCGAACCGATGTTCTTGTACTGCGGCAGGAGCGTGTCCTGCGAAGCGCCGACGATCGGCACGCCGCCGAAGCTGTCGGCGAAGGTCTTCGCCTGCTCGGGGGTGGCGACCCAGTCGAGGAAGTCCTGGATGAGCTTCTTCTTGGCGTCGCTGGCCTTGGCGTTGACGCCCCAGGCGTAGTTGGCGGAGGCGAGCACGAAGGGCTTCTGTCCGGCGGAGGGCGGGAAGCTCTGGACCGTGAGGTCGGCGCCGGTGGCGGCACCGATCGAGCTGGCAGCGCTGCCGGGGACGGCGGCCGAGAGCGAGGTCCCGCCTCCGAGGCCGGCCGTGATGTTGTCGAACGTGCCGCCCGCGGCGCCGTCCTGGAAGCAGCCCGCGCTGTTCATGTCGACGAGGTCCTGCAGCGTCTCCTTCCAGCCGTCGCTGTCGGCGAAGGTGACCTTGCCGTCGGCGCGCTGCTGGTTCCAGTCGGGCTGAGCCTCGTAGACGCGGGTCGCCGAGATGAGCTGAGCCATCAGGCCGGTGTTGAACGTGATGGCGCCCGCGAGAACGGTGAAGGTCTTGCCCGCGTCACGAGCGGTCTTGCAGTCCGCCAGGAGCGAGTCGTAGCTCTCGGGGTACTCGGTGAGACCGGCTTCCTTCGCGGCGTCGTTGTTGTAGACGAGGCCGACGGGGATGAGCGCCGTGGGCTGTCCGTAGACCTTGCCGTCGACTTCGTACTGGTTCTCGGCGTTCGCGGGGACGAGGCTCTCGGACGTGCCGCCCAGCGGGGCGAGCAGTCCGGCCTCGGCGAGCGAGATGACCGAGATGGGCTGGCCGGTACCGGGCGCGAGGATCATCACGTCGGCGGCGTTGCCGGCCTGCAGCTGGGTCGTGACCTGCGTGTTGTAGGCCTCGGAGGGGTAGGGGATGACCTCGATGTTGAGGCCCTTCTCCTGCCCGTACGCCTCGAGAGTCTTGGCGTAGGACTGGTCGTCGTCGTTGGCCTGAGCGACCATGACGGTGAATCCGTTGGCGCTGTCGCCGTTCCCCGAGTCGCCGCTGTTGCCCGAGCATCCGGCGAGGATGAGAACACCGGCGAGGGGGGCTGCGAGCAGGGGAAGGCGGAGGGGCCGAAGCGAACTGTGCTGTGGCATGGACGAACCCTTTCGTGACTTCTTTGTCTCCAGCCCCGGGTAGTGGCTGGTACGGCTTCGTAGCCGCGAATTCAGGGTGACACACATCTGTCGGTTTTCGACATTAGCTTTGCTGATGCCGGGCAATAGTCCCAGCGATTCGCCCGGGAAAACTTCCCTGATCAGGGCTTACAGAGAAGAGTCACGGGCCCGGAGATGCCCGCCGGACGAGGAACGGCGTCGACCGAGAACACCTGTGTCATCGGGGCGAAGATCTCGCTGGAGGGGTGGGTGGCCTCGGCGATCAGCCGATTGCGCCACGGCACCGCCACCTCCACACGCACCTGGTTCACCCCTTCCTGCCACGCGGCGGAGACGTCGACGCGGTACGGAGCGGTCCACGCGATCCCGCAGTCGGTCCCGTTCACCCGCACGCGGGCGACCCCGTGCACGGTGCCGAGATCGAGCTCGGTCGGGGTCCCGGCATCCGGTGTCGACAGCTCCGCGCGATAGACCCCGATGCCGGAGAAACCGCGCGCGGCGGCGCCGTCGTCCGTCCAGGGGTGCGGGTGCTCACCGTGCGAGACCGCAGGGATGCCGGGGAGCTCGACGCTCCACTCCCCCTCGGGGTTGATCGTGCGCCCGGGGGAGGCGTCGTCGGCCCCCGTGCCGTCGACGACGAACACCGAACCGAACGCAGGGAGAGTCACGTCGACGCGGCCCTCGGCGGCGGAGGGTGCGTGACGCGTCCGACGGACGGGGTCCCAGATCTCGACCGGGCCCGGCACTCCCGTGAGTGTCACCGTGACGGGGTCGCCCGACGGGTTGGCCAGGAAGTCCACGCGACGATCGCCGACGATGCGGGCGATGCGACGTACCTGCGCGCCGGTCACGGGCCGCTCGGGAGCGCACCCGAGTTCGGCCAGTGCCTGACCGAGGTCGTCCGTCTCGACGACGCCCGGTGACGCCCAGACGCGCGCCACGAGCGCGGTGAACTCCTCGGCGTCGTCGCCCAGCGACGGCGTCGTCTCGGGGCGGAGGCCCACGAGAGACGCCCCCGCGTCGACGAGGGTGGCGAGCCGTCGCAGCGTCGGGACCGTCATGCGTCTGCTCGACCCGCCGAGGAAGAGAAGCCGGTAGCGCGAGTGCCCGGCGACGAGGCTTTCGCCCTCGACCTGGAGGATGTCGAGCCCGTCGACGCCGAGATAGTCGAAGTCGAAGCCGGCGGGCACAGTGTCGTCGAGGCGGTGTTCGTACAGCCCCGTGACCGGAGCCTCCTCGCCGACGAAGACGGCGACATCGACGGCGGGGCGTCCCGCGGCGAGCAGGGCCGAGCATCGCGCGAGGTAGTCGATCCAGGGCCGTGCCATGTCGGCCCACGTCTCGTGCCGGGTGAAGGCCTGACCGAGGAACGGTGCCAGCGCGATGCCCGGCGGAGGAGTGGATGCCGGCTGGTGCGGCGACGTGTGCACGCAGAAGCGCGTGACCCCCAGTGCCAGCTGGAGGTCGGCGACGTGTTTGAGGTTCGACGGCATCCATCCCCAGGGATCACCGAACGACGTGAAGGCTTCGGCACCGGTCCAGGTGCGCCCGTGGACGTGCGCGACCGAGGAGGCGCCCTTGAGGTCGGCGACGTACGTGGGCTTCGGGCCCGCGGACGGGTCGAAGGTCCACATGGCGCCCATCGGCACGTCGGCGGGACCCCGCATGGCGAGGTCGTCGCCCCACTGGGGACGACCGTCCTCCAGGGCCTCGGCGTAGTACGTCATGCCGCGCGCGTGTGCTTCGGTGGCGAGGGTTCCGTAGTACTCGCGCGCCAGCAG
This portion of the Microbacterium testaceum StLB037 genome encodes:
- a CDS encoding glycosyl hydrolase — translated: MSPSPANSSPDDLWNLFVDPPDEARPRAWWHWMDGNADAEGAVADLEWLHRIGVRGVHLFDGGMGMPSVVGAPRHPGMPEWDDAIEAAVTTAARLDMEIAIATSAGWSASGGPWVAPVDAMKKVVWSEVVVDGGRIDVALPPLPDSAGGFQDAPRHGADGSPRWSADWRVVAFPASAGQLPLAPASYRVDGVAIDGATLIDGAFGPGIRLPRDPDAWSEAAIEAVFREPVTVRAVTLGLPGPRGFGAAPPPLAVLQVDDGAGFHDLVRLEPTTVVARTASFPAVTARRFRLLLSGASASEALPTMAPGVRMPPVLRRADAFEVSEFALFAAARVHHAETKAGFGVEPDFYALDSVADPDSPAIDPATVIDLTTSFDGERLRGEIPPGSWRILRLGASPTGQTNGPAPAVSTGLEVDKLDGNRVAAYLETHLERYRPRTGRFTALLSDSIEAGAQNFTDAIAERFAAARGYDPTAWLPTLAGYLVEGAEASDGFLADYRRTLGELLAREYYGTLATEAHARGMTYYAEALEDGRPQWGDDLAMRGPADVPMGAMWTFDPSAGPKPTYVADLKGASSVAHVHGRTWTGAEAFTSFGDPWGWMPSNLKHVADLQLALGVTRFCVHTSPHQPASTPPPGIALAPFLGQAFTRHETWADMARPWIDYLARCSALLAAGRPAVDVAVFVGEEAPVTGLYEHRLDDTVPAGFDFDYLGVDGLDILQVEGESLVAGHSRYRLLFLGGSSRRMTVPTLRRLATLVDAGASLVGLRPETTPSLGDDAEEFTALVARVWASPGVVETDDLGQALAELGCAPERPVTGAQVRRIARIVGDRRVDFLANPSGDPVTVTLTGVPGPVEIWDPVRRTRHAPSAAEGRVDVTLPAFGSVFVVDGTGADDASPGRTINPEGEWSVELPGIPAVSHGEHPHPWTDDGAAARGFSGIGVYRAELSTPDAGTPTELDLGTVHGVARVRVNGTDCGIAWTAPYRVDVSAAWQEGVNQVRVEVAVPWRNRLIAEATHPSSEIFAPMTQVFSVDAVPRPAGISGPVTLLCKP
- a CDS encoding family 43 glycosylhydrolase yields the protein MTTFRNPVLGGDRPDPAVIKVGDEYWMTYSSFESAPGLLLYRSRDLVTWEYVTAALPAPVGVTFAVDIAEVDGRFFIYIPFIPAPWSSLTEPSIFVIHADAMEGPWSEPIDLGIRGAIDPGHVVGEDGSRYLFTNGIRRIALSDDGLSTIGELEHVYDGWHYPDAWITEAYALEGPKLLRKDDWFYLVSAVGGTAGPPTGHMVIAARSRSVHGPWENSPHNPVTRTTDAAQAWWSRGHATIVPGPAGDDWWMLSHGYENGYRTLGRQILLEPVTWTEDGWPVGADDVGGDLDAPTGAAPQAEPARWTDDFSALPSGERWTFHAPGPGEADRLALDDGLVLAAKGTSPADTSPLVTMAPDHSYEIEADVDVLGDDTEAGLLLFFNDRLYVGVGIDGARMRTYFGGHPHHRPEPAPAVRRLQLRIRNIEHIVEIHYREPGGDWTRHGLRFEVSGYHANTVGDLLSLRPALYATGSGSARFRSVTYRPLS
- a CDS encoding ABC transporter substrate-binding protein, which produces MPQHSSLRPLRLPLLAAPLAGVLILAGCSGNSGDSGNGDSANGFTVMVAQANDDDQSYAKTLEAYGQEKGLNIEVIPYPSEAYNTQVTTQLQAGNAADVMILAPGTGQPISVISLAEAGLLAPLGGTSESLVPANAENQYEVDGKVYGQPTALIPVGLVYNNDAAKEAGLTEYPESYDSLLADCKTARDAGKTFTVLAGAITFNTGLMAQLISATRVYEAQPDWNQQRADGKVTFADSDGWKETLQDLVDMNSAGCFQDGAAGGTFDNITAGLGGGTSLSAAVPGSAASSIGAATGADLTVQSFPPSAGQKPFVLASANYAWGVNAKASDAKKKLIQDFLDWVATPEQAKTFADSFGGVPIVGASQDTLLPQYKNIGSLLESNSYTGLPNAAWPNPGVYDALGAGVQGLLTGQKTVDQVLADMDTAWG